From a region of the Leptospira kmetyi serovar Malaysia str. Bejo-Iso9 genome:
- a CDS encoding chemotaxis protein CheA yields the protein MDLSEVRDTFISESEELLSSMESNLLILEKDSGNTEGIHSVFRAIHTIKGTSGMFGYEPIETFTHDVETFLDRIRSGKQNLTKEGIEFLFLACDHIRHLVGIVGDTLVLDSKTSHRQAELIQLVKKLLSETSAERTQTTSDSGKNGESKKNTISSGFSLPSSSAYWQITLVPNPHLFESGMDPYTFIKYLSQSGKIRHLFVYPDSIPDWESFNPELSYLGFEISYESSSDGNEIHSTFEFVKEGSYLKILPPRCALSFFAENCDNFPLGKEVYLNALEIQKSLNEEEIEKLRNKSDGLVSEENSSSVIDSGASPSGSSSLTENGKESETLKMQTKTLRVDSSKIDTLIALVGELITQEANLSRRIGETEDTQLIESSESLYRLVSEIREFALSLRMVPIADLFEKYKRVVRDLSKELNKQVELEIIGGETELDRSVIEKIADPIVHILRNALDHGIETAEERIQKGKPATGKLQIQASHGTGSILIVIQDDGKGLDAEKIVEKAIAKGLIGRDQNLSESEIYSLIFQPGFSTAEQVTNLSGRGVGMDVVLRNIESLRGTVQIQTVKDQGSSFQIRLPLTLAIIDGFLVKASGLYFIVPMQMVRETVESKVVLNGSSAGTMNLRGELLPVLHLSEFLVLERSAFEKENILILEYEDKSFGIVVNDLHGEVQSVIRPMAEIFKNIKCFSGTSILGSGEIAFILDVPGLYNSIRDQEQNKNRELTAKTG from the coding sequence ATGGATCTTTCCGAAGTCAGGGACACGTTTATATCCGAATCCGAAGAATTGCTTTCTTCTATGGAATCCAATCTTTTGATTTTGGAAAAGGATTCCGGAAACACCGAGGGAATTCATTCGGTGTTTCGTGCGATTCACACGATCAAAGGAACTTCCGGGATGTTCGGTTACGAACCGATCGAAACGTTTACGCACGATGTGGAAACGTTTTTGGATCGGATCCGTTCCGGTAAACAAAACCTGACCAAAGAAGGAATCGAATTTCTTTTTTTAGCCTGCGATCATATCCGTCATCTTGTGGGAATCGTGGGCGATACCCTCGTGCTCGATTCTAAAACTTCTCATAGACAAGCCGAGCTGATTCAACTCGTGAAAAAACTTCTTTCCGAAACCTCCGCGGAGAGAACACAAACAACTTCGGATTCGGGGAAGAATGGCGAATCCAAAAAGAATACGATATCGTCGGGCTTTAGCCTTCCTTCCAGTTCCGCGTATTGGCAGATCACCCTAGTTCCGAATCCGCATCTTTTCGAATCGGGAATGGATCCTTATACGTTCATCAAATACTTATCCCAATCCGGAAAGATCAGACATCTTTTCGTATATCCCGATTCGATTCCCGATTGGGAAAGTTTTAATCCGGAGTTATCGTATCTCGGGTTTGAAATTTCCTACGAATCCTCTTCGGACGGAAACGAAATTCATTCCACGTTTGAGTTTGTCAAAGAAGGAAGTTATCTAAAGATTCTCCCTCCGCGATGCGCCTTAAGTTTTTTTGCGGAGAATTGCGATAACTTTCCATTGGGCAAGGAGGTTTATTTAAACGCGCTCGAGATTCAAAAATCGTTAAACGAAGAGGAAATCGAAAAATTAAGAAATAAATCCGACGGGCTCGTATCCGAAGAAAATTCGAGTTCCGTGATCGACTCGGGCGCCTCGCCTTCCGGTTCTTCTTCCCTTACGGAGAATGGAAAAGAATCCGAAACCCTCAAGATGCAAACCAAAACCTTACGAGTCGATTCTTCCAAGATCGACACGTTAATCGCTCTTGTGGGAGAATTGATCACACAAGAAGCGAATCTCAGCAGAAGAATCGGAGAAACGGAAGACACTCAGCTGATCGAAAGTTCGGAATCCTTGTATCGTCTTGTCAGCGAGATTCGCGAGTTCGCTCTCAGTCTTCGTATGGTGCCGATCGCGGATCTTTTTGAAAAATACAAACGGGTCGTTCGCGATCTTTCCAAAGAACTCAACAAACAAGTGGAACTGGAGATCATCGGCGGAGAAACCGAACTCGATCGATCCGTGATCGAAAAAATCGCGGACCCGATCGTTCACATTCTTAGAAACGCACTCGATCATGGAATCGAAACGGCGGAGGAAAGAATTCAAAAAGGAAAACCCGCCACGGGGAAATTACAAATCCAAGCAAGTCACGGCACGGGAAGTATATTGATCGTGATCCAAGACGACGGAAAGGGTTTGGACGCGGAGAAGATCGTCGAAAAGGCGATTGCAAAGGGACTGATCGGACGAGATCAGAATCTATCCGAATCCGAAATTTATTCCCTGATCTTTCAGCCCGGATTTTCGACCGCCGAACAAGTCACCAATCTATCCGGCCGGGGCGTCGGTATGGACGTGGTTCTTCGTAACATAGAATCCCTGCGCGGAACCGTTCAGATTCAAACGGTAAAGGATCAAGGTAGTTCCTTTCAAATTCGTTTGCCTCTGACTCTTGCGATCATAGACGGTTTTTTGGTTAAGGCTTCCGGTCTTTACTTTATCGTTCCGATGCAGATGGTGCGCGAAACGGTGGAATCCAAGGTCGTATTGAACGGTTCTTCGGCCGGAACCATGAATCTACGCGGCGAACTTCTACCAGTGCTTCATCTTTCCGAATTTTTGGTTTTGGAAAGATCCGCATTCGAAAAAGAGAATATTCTGATATTAGAATACGAAGACAAGTCCTTCGGGATCGTAGTGAACGATCTTCACGGAGAGGTTCAATCCGTGATCCGTCCGATGGCGGAAATTTTCAAAAATATCAAATGTTTCAGCGGCACCTCGATCTTGGGAAGCGGTGAAATCGCGTTTATACTCGACGTTCCGGGATTGTATAATTCGATCCGAGATCAGGAACAAAATAAGAACAGGGAGCTTACCGCTAAGACGGGTTAG
- a CDS encoding chemotaxis protein CheD, translated as MTEPDTIRDLFLQPGGFCWGRRNLRIRTLLGSCVSICFWNPSLLYGGMAHVMLPSRPSGDVRPNLDAKYADDALQLFFEKIGQTGGRSGHYQIKLFGGASMFSTEEEKLLEIKSERDIGMKNIHSIRELLNKNRLAITSEDLGGFSHRRVFFSLWDGEIYVERPESA; from the coding sequence ATGACGGAACCGGATACGATCCGGGATCTTTTTTTGCAACCCGGAGGTTTTTGTTGGGGCAGAAGAAACCTGAGAATCAGAACCCTTCTCGGTTCCTGCGTTTCGATTTGTTTCTGGAACCCTTCCCTTCTTTACGGAGGAATGGCGCACGTTATGCTACCGTCTCGGCCGAGCGGAGACGTTCGTCCGAACCTTGACGCGAAGTACGCGGACGACGCGCTCCAGCTTTTTTTTGAAAAGATCGGACAAACCGGAGGAAGAAGCGGTCACTATCAGATCAAACTTTTCGGAGGAGCTTCCATGTTTTCGACGGAAGAGGAAAAACTTCTCGAGATCAAATCGGAACGCGATATCGGAATGAAGAATATCCATTCGATTCGAGAACTCTTGAACAAAAATCGTCTTGCGATCACTTCCGAAGACCTCGGAGGTTTTTCCCATAGAAGGGTTTTCTTTTCGCTTTGGGACGGAGAAATTTATGTGGAACGTCCCGAGAGCGCATAA
- a CDS encoding methyl-accepting chemotaxis protein produces MFRKNLGIWIGLAITINGFVFLSIQNFRSFAPVSGTNSGERLESLRRSGESFLKTEESFSEFSLHLSLGKEKESLIDDLDKIETNLKNLKSNLADSEQKEDASIRKFDKKIASLFSSLEDLKERISASKDLKKDSPLLLKSPFFGEFSDFRQARTEIYKELLKSAESASVAAVPTNADNPFLITILEYTGVSILLIGMLWWFSRNSQSTILNLEREFLRMRTAVDNVTTNIMMADRNFDIVYMNKAIREMFGKAETDIKKQLTNFNLGSLMGTNIDTFHKNPAHQRGLLNQLSGTFQSSISIGGRDFDLIANPITDVKGNKLGTVVEWNDVTEQNKIQKQRKFENEELTRVKVALDNVTTNIMMADRNLNIVYMNKSIRSMFHLAETDIKKQFASFNPSALIGTNIDTFHKNPAHQRGLLDKLSDTFRSSITIGGRTFDLIANPIIDENGERLGSVVEWSDVTEQNKILEQRKIENEELIRVKVALDSTSTNIMIADNEFNIRYMNKAVVQMLENGESDIKRQFAHFNLKTLLGSNIDQFHKNPAHQRGVLSSFTGIHKATIKIGGRTFNLIANPILDAGGKRLGSVVEWSDVTNELAVQDEVEGIVNAAAKGNFTTRISLDSKSGFFLNLSQSLNQLLEVSNRGLNEVVEALERISAGNLTQKITNEYHGTFGMLKEYSNTTMDKLNEIIGDIIVRSSSLVTSATEVSSTANSLSQGASEQAASVEETTSSLEEMTASIDQNAQNSRQTEQISSKSSKDAEEGGASVIETVKAMKQIAEKISIIEDIAYQTNLLALNAAIEAARAGDHGKGFAVVASEVRKLAERSQKSANEISSLAGSSVAIAERAGDLISQIVPSIRKTADLVQEITAASDEQAAGVSEINKAMGQLDQVSQQNASASEELAAISEEMNAQAEQLRESVLFFKILDGDKRMSNGGGLIHRDPSGSRILKTTPTTRKDLNKGKSENSGLSSTTEKFEKY; encoded by the coding sequence ATGTTTCGAAAAAACTTAGGAATTTGGATCGGACTCGCCATCACCATAAACGGATTCGTTTTTTTATCGATTCAAAATTTTCGGAGTTTTGCTCCCGTTTCGGGAACGAATTCCGGAGAACGTTTGGAGTCCCTGCGACGATCCGGTGAATCTTTCTTGAAGACGGAGGAATCTTTTTCGGAATTCTCCCTTCATCTTTCTCTGGGAAAGGAAAAGGAATCCCTAATCGACGATCTCGATAAAATCGAAACGAATCTAAAAAATCTGAAATCGAATCTCGCCGATTCGGAACAAAAAGAAGACGCTTCGATCCGAAAGTTCGATAAGAAGATCGCTTCTCTTTTTTCTTCCTTGGAGGACTTGAAGGAGAGAATCTCGGCTTCTAAGGATTTAAAAAAAGATTCCCCTCTTCTTTTAAAATCTCCATTCTTCGGAGAATTTTCGGACTTTAGACAAGCCAGAACGGAAATCTACAAAGAACTATTGAAATCCGCGGAATCGGCTTCGGTCGCGGCCGTTCCCACGAACGCGGACAATCCGTTCTTAATTACAATTTTAGAATATACGGGAGTTTCGATTCTTCTGATAGGAATGCTCTGGTGGTTTAGTAGAAACAGTCAAAGTACCATTCTCAATTTGGAAAGGGAATTTTTGAGAATGAGAACCGCCGTGGACAACGTCACAACGAATATCATGATGGCGGACCGGAATTTCGACATCGTCTATATGAACAAAGCGATTCGGGAAATGTTCGGGAAAGCGGAAACGGACATCAAAAAACAACTCACCAACTTCAATCTCGGAAGTCTGATGGGAACCAACATCGATACCTTTCATAAAAATCCAGCGCATCAAAGAGGGCTTTTGAATCAGCTCAGCGGAACCTTTCAATCCTCGATCTCGATCGGAGGTCGTGATTTCGATCTGATCGCAAATCCGATCACGGACGTAAAGGGAAACAAACTCGGCACGGTCGTCGAATGGAACGATGTCACGGAACAGAATAAAATCCAAAAACAAAGAAAGTTCGAGAACGAGGAACTGACACGCGTTAAAGTGGCCTTGGACAACGTGACCACGAACATCATGATGGCGGACCGGAATCTGAACATCGTGTATATGAACAAATCGATTCGTTCCATGTTTCATCTCGCGGAAACGGATATCAAAAAACAGTTCGCATCTTTCAATCCGAGCGCGTTGATCGGAACGAACATCGACACCTTTCATAAAAATCCAGCGCACCAAAGAGGACTATTGGATAAATTGTCGGACACTTTCCGTTCTTCGATCACGATCGGAGGAAGGACCTTCGATTTGATCGCAAATCCCATCATCGACGAAAACGGAGAACGTTTGGGCTCCGTGGTGGAATGGAGCGACGTAACGGAACAAAACAAAATTCTCGAACAAAGAAAAATCGAAAACGAAGAATTGATCCGGGTTAAGGTCGCCTTGGACAGCACTTCGACCAACATCATGATCGCCGATAACGAATTCAATATTCGTTATATGAATAAGGCCGTCGTTCAGATGCTCGAGAACGGTGAATCCGATATCAAAAGACAGTTTGCGCATTTCAATCTCAAGACGTTGCTCGGATCGAATATCGATCAGTTTCACAAAAACCCCGCGCATCAAAGAGGAGTTTTGAGTAGTTTTACCGGAATTCACAAGGCTACGATTAAAATCGGAGGAAGAACGTTCAATCTCATCGCCAATCCGATTTTGGACGCAGGTGGAAAACGACTTGGTTCGGTTGTGGAATGGTCGGACGTAACGAACGAACTCGCCGTTCAGGACGAGGTGGAAGGAATCGTAAACGCGGCCGCAAAAGGAAACTTTACGACTCGAATTTCTTTGGATTCCAAGAGCGGATTTTTTCTCAATCTAAGCCAATCCTTGAACCAATTGCTGGAGGTCAGCAATCGAGGTTTAAACGAGGTCGTGGAAGCCTTGGAAAGAATTTCCGCAGGAAACCTGACCCAAAAGATAACGAACGAGTATCACGGAACTTTCGGAATGTTGAAAGAATATTCCAATACCACGATGGATAAACTCAACGAGATCATCGGAGATATCATCGTACGTTCTTCGAGTCTTGTAACGTCCGCGACTGAGGTTTCGTCCACGGCGAATTCTCTCAGCCAAGGCGCATCGGAACAAGCCGCGAGCGTCGAGGAAACGACTTCTTCCTTGGAAGAGATGACCGCATCCATCGATCAGAACGCGCAAAATTCTCGTCAGACGGAACAGATCTCTTCCAAATCCTCCAAGGACGCGGAAGAAGGCGGAGCTTCCGTGATCGAAACGGTGAAAGCGATGAAGCAGATCGCGGAGAAGATCAGCATCATCGAGGATATCGCGTATCAGACCAACTTACTCGCGTTAAACGCCGCGATCGAAGCCGCAAGAGCCGGGGATCATGGGAAAGGATTTGCGGTTGTCGCGTCCGAGGTTCGTAAACTCGCCGAAAGAAGTCAGAAGTCCGCAAATGAAATCAGCAGTTTGGCCGGAAGCAGCGTTGCGATCGCGGAAAGAGCGGGTGATTTGATTTCTCAGATCGTTCCTTCGATTCGTAAAACGGCGGATCTCGTTCAGGAGATCACTGCGGCCAGCGACGAACAAGCCGCGGGAGTTTCCGAAATCAACAAGGCTATGGGACAACTCGATCAGGTTTCTCAACAAAACGCATCGGCTTCGGAAGAATTGGCCGCAATCTCCGAAGAGATGAACGCACAAGCGGAACAACTCAGAGAATCGGTTCTTTTCTTTAAGATTTTGGACGGGGACAAACGGATGAGCAACGGAGGCGGATTGATTCATCGGGATCCTTCCGGAAGCAGAATCCTAAAAACGACTCCGACGACTCGAAAAGATTTGAACAAGGGTAAATCCGAAAACTCTGGTTTATCCTCAACGACCGAAAAGTTCGAGAAATATTAA
- a CDS encoding chemotaxis protein CheW: protein MNNTLEENQFLTFYLGEECYGIGILNIKEIIEYSGLTNVPLMPEFIPGVINLRGNVVPVVDLKHKFFKSKIEPDRKTCVIIVELHSQRNGDAKEKTDLGILVESVNEVVSIPGNDIEPAPTFGSKIKVDFILGMARQENGFIIILNTEKILNLEELSSLEEGPPVEALVENA from the coding sequence ATGAACAATACTTTGGAGGAAAACCAGTTTCTTACGTTCTATCTCGGAGAAGAATGTTATGGAATTGGAATATTAAACATCAAAGAGATAATCGAATACTCCGGTTTGACGAACGTTCCCTTGATGCCCGAGTTCATTCCCGGCGTGATCAATCTAAGAGGAAACGTGGTTCCGGTCGTGGATCTAAAACACAAGTTCTTCAAAAGTAAGATAGAACCCGATCGAAAGACCTGCGTGATCATCGTCGAACTCCACTCGCAAAGAAACGGAGACGCAAAAGAAAAGACCGATCTCGGTATTCTCGTCGAATCCGTTAACGAGGTCGTATCGATTCCGGGTAACGATATAGAACCCGCACCCACATTCGGTTCAAAGATCAAAGTGGATTTCATTTTGGGAATGGCGAGACAGGAGAACGGGTTTATCATCATCTTAAACACGGAGAAAATTCTCAACTTGGAAGAATTGAGTTCGCTCGAGGAAGGTCCTCCCGTCGAAGCGCTCGTGGAAAACGCATGA